The Plasmodium vinckei vinckei genome assembly, chromosome: PVVCY_14 genome window below encodes:
- a CDS encoding ferredoxin, putative, translating into MRVVLFFLYYIFFFKQHNTYKLSNKSTPLNYMYGNKLIINIPRNRICARLIHNLDNGSKHSVFLMNSNQFNLKIGCNHNINKRRYSSSPSSDKLFYNITLRTNDGEKKIECAEDEYILDACEKQNVELPYSCRGGSCSTCAAKLIEGEVDNEEQSYLDDEQIKQKYILLCTCYPKSDCVIETHKEEELHDM; encoded by the coding sequence atgagagtagtactattttttttatattatatatttttttttaaacaacaTAATACGTACAAATTAAGTAATAAATCTACCCCcttaaattatatgtatggTAATAAactaattataaatatccCGAGAAATCGAATATGCGCAAGGCTTATACATAATTTAGATAATGGTAGTAAACATTCCGTTTTTCTCATGAACAGCAATCAAtttaatttgaaaattgGATGTAATCATAATATCAATAAGAGAAGGTATTCATCGTCTCCTAGTTCGGataaattgttttataatataacattAAGAACAAATGATggagagaaaaaaattgaatgtGCAGaagatgaatatatattagaCGCCTgtgaaaaacaaaatgtcGAATTACCTTATAGCTGTAGAGGTGGTAGTTGTTCTACATGTGCAGCAAAATTAATTGAAGGAGAAGTTGATAATGAAGAACAGAGCTATCTAGACGATGAGCAAATAaagcaaaaatatattctccTATGTACATGCTATCCAAAATCAGATTGTGTCATTGAAACACATAAAGAAGAAGAACTTCATGATATGTGA
- a CDS encoding glycerol-3-phosphate 1-O-acyltransferase, putative, which translates to MGYLHKSISFLLFFTIFKITIVENIKNKSFFYVKTYYFSEYQNNKHLFPFRQKNNNNNKYPSYLTDKNNQIFNSISLNKNAYDETYKIICNELELLKKENSDNISHIETFLGFIEKYYHEIKKHNSCSPEKFLKLFLKFIETFKKYRYYSFPNVHKYDESLYEWSLEFWLPLIDQKNSRFLGTNNIKKINNWIEQGHNVFIFSNHHIEADANIIKYYFHMNNAENISRNMLFIGGHKIRADPLSRPFTVSANILCIYSKKYIEYPPHLKEEKTLFNHKSLNALKNMLNLGKNIIWLAPSGGRDRKNLDNEIQISPFDPKIIKTFNIFAKRSNIKAHFVGMALNTYNICPPPNTIDVDEIEKERSCSYSPVGLNLGEDIFDIYPQMNENEITDKIYDYVNDLYKKI; encoded by the coding sequence ATGGGTTATTTGCATAAATCAATATcattcttattatttttcacgatctttaaaataactatagttgaaaacataaaaaacaaatcatttttttatgtaaaaacttattatttttctgagtatcaaaataataagcatttatttccatttagacaaaaaaataataacaacaaTAAATACCCTTCATATTTAactgataaaaataatcaaatatttaatagcatttctttaaataaaaacgcATATGAtgaaacatataaaatcatTTGTAACGAATTAGAATTGTTAAAGAAAGAAAACAGTGACAACATAAGCCATATTGAAACATTTTTGGgatttatagaaaaatattatcacgaaattaaaaaacataattcGTGTTCACCcgaaaaatttttaaaattgtttttaaaatttattgaaacatttaaaaaatatagatattattcttttcctaatgtacataaatatgatgaaaGCTTATATGAATGGTCATTAGAATTTTGGTTACCATTAATAGACCAAAAAAATTCTCGATTTTTGGGAACtaacaatattaaaaaaattaataattggATAGAACAAGGGCacaatgtatttatatttagtaATCATCATATTGAAGCTGatgcaaatataataaaatattattttcatatgaaCAATGCTGAGAACATATCAAGAAATATGTTATTCATTGGCGGTCATAAAATTAGAGCCGATCCCTTGTCGCGCCCATTCACAGTTTCtgctaatatattatgtatttattcaaaaaaatatattgaataTCCACCTCatttaaaagaagaaaaaacattattCAATCATAAATCACTTAAcgctttaaaaaatatgttaaatttagggaaaaatattatatggtTAGCACCAAGCGGAGGGAGAGATAGAAAAAACCTAGATAATGAAATTCAAATTTCTCCATTTGACCCTAAAATcataaaaacatttaatatatttgcaaaaagatcaaatataaaagctCATTTTGTGGGAATGGCTTTAAACACCTATAACATTTGCCCACCACCAAACACAATTGATGTTGATGAAATCGAAAAAGAAAGATCATGTTCTTACTCTCCTGTTGGACTAAATTTAGGAGAAgatatttttgatatttatCCGCAAATGAACGAAAATGAGATAACAGACAAAATTTACGACTATGTTAATGATctatataagaaaatataa
- a CDS encoding structural maintenance of chromosomes protein 2, putative gives MHIEEIILDGFKSYPTKTVIGPFHPQFNAITGLNGSGKSNVLDAICFVMGINNLNLIRVNRLDELIYKQGQAGITKGSVTIKFNNEEKPSPLQEPYRDMKTITITRQIMLGGRNRYLLNSHNAKPKDISDFFQSLKLNINNPHFLIMQGKITKVINMKPIELLGLIEESSGTKLYEVKRTNAIKLMVKKDQKLEEINKVLVEEIEPTLIKLKKEKEEYNKFISNNEEIEKYEKLDISYKYYVAKNIMIKNQEKIEECTNEQNDIENNINSINDEIEKYKKDKDKLVNETAIANEPIKLLIKEKEELEKKISNLKSEIKIETKEMEKEKKKREDIKKEIKFIEKKLNDYEKNDEKNNKTLRDYENLRSKIQTLRDELNEKQRTINCLLSGGISNNNADGNNNGNQYNGSFRDQLKNYKTDLSKTETKINNLLQNSKHLEKEIISLKNQRKKYEKEFNEINKEKIAEEKKKETAEKQLEKINSQHNNFEDMPNLQRDKYNLRNELEKLNQEIQILKNLINNVKIDFKIPNNMKESDVYGQIYKLIKIKKDYENTSLAIHLILGGKLSYILVQNKENSKKLFEYNNFSQNTRRVTLLPLKDCIVGRDLNEKCVEECRKELGLDAKDKKDVIYFLDIMEYDKKFEKLVKYLFNGTIICSNVELCKKITYNANKKCSYPTITLEGDKFDTSGSMSGGSNKNINLFLQHYEKYQNIKRDYHSKEEEITKINNKLIAFEKGEEEKKKINKDIQIISNNLSNIENRIETSKYGCLTKKIDNAKDEIEKGREELKTLYDDQKRLNEIIRKLEKDIADYENNKDKKEDDLKDSVKKLKNKIKQLETEENKKKEQVDDLLMQIENFKKQVEKERNDLIIADATITDIENKIVELQKSIDIENENLKELENKIVQLQISFGSYENEIKQVVKKIEALEKKKNNYALDLKKLDNKLIDIKKDFKSANDTVNYLNKTHVWIESYESLFNKKYTSYDFENFKHDAIQKKIQALQNEQNKLSININRKAVQMYEQVQVDYKDLITKKSQVEEDKKKIQEVIADLDVKKSESLLTMYQQINEYFQAIFSTLLPNSQAKLSIIDGDLANGLEMKIAFNNNWKDSLTELSGGQRSLLALSLILAILKVRTVPMYILDEIDAALDLNHTQNIGDMIRTQFPHSQFIIVSLKEGMFSHADVLFKMRFIDGISTVNRHSLDIRQCANKKEITDVKKRRVTIHEREPEDD, from the exons ATTGAAGAGATAATTTTGGATGGCTTTAAGAGCTATCCAACAAAAACGGTAATTGGGCCTTTTCATCCCCAATTTAATGCAATAACAGGTTTAAATGGTAGTGGTAAATCAAATGTGTTAGATGCAATTTGTTTCGTTATgggaataaataatttgaatttAATTCGAGTTAACAGATTAGACGaacttatatataaacaaggACAAGCAGGAATAACTAAAGGAAGTGTGACGATAAAATTTAACAATGAAGAAAAGCCAAGCCCATTACAAGAACCATATAGGGATATGAAAACAATTACTATTACAAGACAGATAATGTTAGGGGGTAGAAATcgatatttattaaatagcCACAATGCTAAACCAAAGGATATTAgtgatttttttcaatcattaaaattaaatattaataaccctcattttttaattatgcaaggtaaaataacaaaggttataaatatgaaaccAATTGAACTTCTTGGTTTAATCGAAGAATCAAGTGGAACGAAACTTTATGAAGTCAAAAGAACAAAtgcaataaaattaatggtAAAAAAGGATCAGAAATTAGAAGAGATAAATAAAGTGTTAGTAGAAGAAATTGAGCCaactttaataaaattaaaaaaagaaaaagaagaatataataaatttataagcAATAACGAAGAAATTGAAAAGTATGAAAAGTTAGATATatcttataaatattatgtagctaaaaatataatgataaaaaaccaagaaaaaattgaagAATGTacaaatgaacaaaatgatatagaaaataatataaacagTATAAATGATGAGatcgaaaaatataaaaaggatAAAGACAAATTGGTTAATGAAACTGCCATTGCAAATGAACCCATAAAATTacttataaaagaaaaagaagaattggagaaaaaaatatcaaactTAAAATCTGAGATTAAAATTGAAACTAAAGAAatggaaaaagaaaaaaaaaagagagaagatattaaaaaagagataaaatttatagaaaaaaaattaaatgattacgaaaaaaatgatgaaaaaaataataaaacattgaGAGATTATGAAAACTTAAGAAGTAAAATACAAACTTTAAGAGATGAATTGAATGAAAAACAAAGGACAATTAATTGCTTACTTAGTGGGGGtattagtaataataatgctgatgggaataataatggaaatCAATATAATGGGTCTTTTAGAgatcaattaaaaaattataaaacagACCTAAGTAAAACTgagacaaaaataaataacttGTTACAAAATAGCAAACATTtagaaaaggaaataatttcattaaaaaatcaaaggaaaaaatatgaaaaggAATTTaacgaaataaataaagaaaaaattgccgaagagaaaaaaaaagagacaGCAGAAAAAcaattagaaaaaataaattcacAACATAACAATTTTGAAGATATGCCAAATTTACAAagagataaatataatttacgTAATGAATTAGAAAAATTGAATCAAGAaattcaaattttaaaaaatttaattaataatgttaaaattgattttaaaataccaaataatatgaaagaaTCAGATGTATATggtcaaatatataaattgattaaaataaaaaaagactATGAAAATACTTCACTAGCTattcatttaatattaGGAGGTAAATTATCTTATATTTTAGTACAAAACAAAGAAAATAgcaaaaaattgtttgaatataataacttCTCACAAAATACCAGAAGGGTTACATTGTTACCGTTAAAAGATTGTATTGTTGGTCGagatttaaatgaaaagtGTGTTGAAGAATGTAGAAAAGAATTAGGTCTTGATGCAAAGGATAAAAAAGAtgtaatttatttcttagATATAATGGAATATGATAAGAAATTTGAAAAActtgtaaaatatttatttaatggaACTATTATATGTTCAAATGTTGAATtatgcaaaaaaattacttacaatgctaataaaaaatgttcttATCCAACTATCACATTGGAGGGTGATAAATTCGATACTTCTGGAAGCATGTCTGGGGGTtcgaataaaaatataaatttatttttacaacattatgaaaaatatcaaaatataaaaagggaTTATCATTCAAAAGAAGAAGagataacaaaaataaacaacAAATTAATCGCTTTTGAAAAGGGAGAAgaggaaaaaaagaaaataaataaagatattCAAATTATATCTAATAACTTAAgtaatatagaaaatagaATTGAAACAAGTAAATATGGATGTTTaaccaaaaaaatagacaATGCTAAAGATGAAATTGAAAAAGGCAGAGAGGAATTAAAAACATTGTATGATGATCAAAAAAgattaaatgaaattataCGAAAACTTGAAAAAGATATAGCagattatgaaaataataaagataaaaaagaagacGATTTAAAAGATAGcgttaaaaaattaaaaaataaaattaaacaatTAGAAACagaggaaaataaaaaaaaagaacaagTAGATGATTTATTAATGCAAAtcgaaaattttaaaaaacaagTTGAAAAGGAAAGAAATGATTTAATTATTGCAGATGCTACAATAACtgatattgaaaataaaatagtggAATTACAGAAAAGTATagatatagaaaatgaaaatttaaaagaactcgaaaataaaattgttcaACTACAAATAAGTTTTGGTTCATacgaaaatgaaattaaacAAGTTGTTAAAAAGATTGAAgctttagaaaaaaaaaaaaataactatGCGTTAGatctaaaaaaattagacaataaattaatagatataaaaaaggattTTAAATCAGCAAATGATACTGTcaattatttgaataaaacTCATGTATGGATAGAATCATATgaatcattatttaataaaaaatatacatcttatgattttgaaaattttaagcATGACgctatacaaaaaaaaattcaagcATTACAAAATGAGCAAAACAAACTATCTATTAATATCAACAGAAAAGCAGTTCAAATGTATGAACAAGTTCAAGTAGATTATAAAGatttaataacaaaaaaatctCAAGTTGaggaagataaaaaaaaaatccaaGAAGTCATAGCAGATCTTGATGTAAAGAAAAGCGAAAGCTTGCTAACCATGTATCAAcaaattaatgaatattttcaGGCAATATTTTCAACACTTCTTCCAAATTCCCAAGCAAAACTAAGTATTATCGATGGGGACTTGGCCAACGGACTAGAAATGAAG ATCGCCTTTAATAACAACTGGAAAGATTCTTTAACAGAATTGAGTGGAGGTCAAAGAAGTCTTTTAGCTTTATCATTAATTCTTGCAATATTAAAAGTGAGAACGGTTCCCATGTATATTTTAGATGAAATTGATGCAGCATTGGATTTAAATCATACTCAAAATATTGGAGATATGATAAGAACACAGTTTCCACATTCACagtttattattgtttcaTTAAAAGAAGGAATGTTTTCTCATGCagatgttttatttaagaTGAGATTTATTGATGGTATTTCAACGGTCAATAGACATTCATTAGATATTAGACAGTGTGcaaacaaaaaagaaatcactgatgtaaaaaaaagaagagtTACAATTCACGAAAGAGAACCTGAAGATGATTAa